A window of Drosophila subobscura isolate 14011-0131.10 chromosome E, UCBerk_Dsub_1.0, whole genome shotgun sequence contains these coding sequences:
- the LOC117890204 gene encoding transient receptor potential cation channel trpm isoform X13, which translates to MLKQKRLAKQKPKAKPHQPRSWIETNFQKRECIKFIPCPKDDTKCCCGQAQVTHQTIQGIESGSPGDLWLPTKHTRPQPTDAYGTIEFQGGAHPTKAQYVRLSFDTRPELLVQLFTKEWNLELPKLLITVQGGKANFDLQAKLKKEIRKGLLKAAKTTGAWIFTGGTNTGVTKQVGDALLLEGQQRTGRVVSIGIAPWGIVERNHELLGHNREVPCHSISSPRSKLAVLNNRHAYFLLVDNGTQAKYGAELILRRKLEKFISNLKLHPFTHSSTPVVCLVIEGGTNTIRAVLEYVTDSPPVPVVVCDGSGRAADLLAFVHKYASDGEEQPVLESMRDYLIGTIQKTFEVGLDQAEKLYQELLQCTRNKNLITVFRIQEKPEGEAQELDQTILTALFKSQHLSPPEQLSLALTWNRVDIARSEIFVYGQEWPHGALDEAMMQALEHDRIDFVKLLLENGVSMKKFLTIPRLEELYNTKHGPANTLGYILRDVRPHIPKGYIYTLHDIGLVINKLMGGAYRSYYTRRKFRPIYAKVMNSYANACRKSSTYQYQRYAGANSLSLVTGLLPFTSEMALFEFPFNELLIWAVLTKRQQMALLMWTHGEEALAKSLVSCKLYKAMAHEAAEDDLDTEIYEELRSYAKEFESKGNKLLDFSYRQDAEKAQRLLTCELHSWSNQSCLSLAVAANHRALLAHPCSQVILADLWMGGLRTRKNTNFKVILGLVMPLYIRQLDFKSKEELQQMPQTEEEHLENQNLDNDDSDRSQPDAESALLKAKRSISLRYRMGAVTHNREKALLADTYSVRDTKVHENGKVNLTAGAEEPSSKVSLTDSDPAQFREFFNLSEYNEIKQHQPLRLKKKFHEFYTAPITKFWADSIAYMFFLIMFSFTVLVKMGPEPRWQEWYSIAYITTLGFEKVREIISSEPVAITHKFSVWAWNMWNPCDGAAIILFLIGLAFRFRPNTMDIGRVIYCVDSIYWYLRILNILGVNKYLGPLVTMMGKMVKNMIYFVVLLAVVLMSFGVSRQAILYPNSEPTWRLIREVTYQPYFMLYGEVFADDIDPPCGEDPRQPACVTGHWVTPITMSMYLLIANILLINLLIAVFNNIFNEVNSVSHQVWMFQRFTVVMEYQQKPVLPPPFIAFCHFYSLLKYCVRKAKGLEVQRDNGLKLFLEKDDLERLYDFEEECVEGFFHEQEIILNQSTDERVKNTTDRVETMSQKIEDINQKENIQTATVQNIEFRLRKMEESSEQILSHLAVIHRFMSTHTVGTDDMRGSAINIPGEVHRIRTISITDTDGGGGSSGNGGGGGGGVGGSGAVGGAAAVPLALGAGLNVNSLQVTNRRRFNRSLTEVRPDAYILDEGTHFEVVPLPEEPDEVVKSREALNEQVVRKASMQSEADSDIYLPLSQRPSTCETVKRTPYVTVRQDTGASTESKDTLTPLGTNDDDQTLVGGDNSDDAAPDINFEAARHRALRQRTVSLCRRNSETYSLAGADINRSHISLNQLTMLSRRQMSLTQSEPDSDKEVPAAGGSAYPGKSVLHAKPSRNILLKLHSEYTSITDELESVCHMIASPTVSLQSNKASLDRPKTEMSRAEAAALQEKKHLKECEENDYRILEGLFEARGSIDVSAEAFESVISVDYSQRYPLRRETAVELSPSKPSAEIDLMGGGGGGGDSSDTSGAGSCSAMGAVASGFQLKDERPWQRNSSMEQQTYPSPLVPTRATSDFLNPPFESSGRLFKKSSESLQKNSSTETDYSAHPYRFIKQSSNETNTSLTGSYNVDTPSLTAEPSLDACDSHSATGISMSVGAAGGNTAARYQSIRTTSIGAADGKQLRDGSSSSRQSPELGAQGSAPVTMQAPPAVPTRPMLLKKQFSLDKGKPVQALTAAAEAVATPESGLDAASAAQARAKLISTLKPQSHTSKLGMNVLKESSSSTEGSRDGEGLSTASSAKNSNPAISIPQISTHLVQDEIAKLSSNIKSSTESEKDPPYNETMC; encoded by the exons ATGTTGAAACAGAAACGTTTGGCCAAACAGAAGCCCAAAGCGAAACCG CATCAGCCCCGCAGTTGGATTGAGACAAATTTTCAGAAGCGCGAGTGCATCAAGTTTATACCATGCCCAAAGGACGATACAAA gtgctgctgtggccagGCCCAAGTCACGCATCAGACCATACAGGGCATCGAGAGCGGCTCGCCGGGGGACCTCTGGCTCCCAACGAAACACACCCGACCGCAACCCACAGACGCCTATGGCACCATTGAGTTCCAAGGTGGTGCCCATCCCACGAAGGCTCAG TACGTTCGTTTGTCCTTCGACACGCGTCCAGAGCTCCTGGTGCAGCTATTCACAAAGGAATGGAACCTGGAACTGCCGAAACTTCTGATCACCGTTCAGGGCGGCAAGGCCAACTTTGATTTGCAGGCGAAGCTAAAAAAG GAGATACGCAAAGGACTACTGAAAGCGGCCAAGACCACAGGAGCGTGGATATTCACCGGCGGCACCAACACAG GGGTCACCAAGCAAGTGGGCGACGCACTGCTCCTGGAGGGTCAACAGCGGACAGGTCGTGTGGTCAGCATCGGCATTGCCCCTTGGGGGATAGTCGAGCGCAATCATGAGCTGCTGGGACACAACCGGGAGGTACCTTGCCATAGCATAAGTTCGCCCAG ATCTAAATTGGCCGTGCTAAACAATCGGCACGCCTACTTCCTGCTAGTCGACAATGGAACCCAGGCGAAATACGGGGCTGAATTGATTTTGCGGCGGAAGCTGGAGAAGTTCATATCGAACCTAAAGCTGCATCCAT TCACACATTCCAGTACGCCCGTCGTCTGTCTGGTGATCGAAGGCGGCACCAACACTATACGTGCGGTGCTCGAGTACGTGACGGACTCGCCGCCGGTGCCCGTGGTGGTGTGCGATGGTTCCGGGCGTGCCGCCGACTTGCTCGCCTTCGTCCACAA atACGCCTCGGATGGAGAGGAGCAGCCTGTGCTGGAGTCTATGAGGGACTATCTTATTGGAACAATACAGAAAACTTTCGAAGTGGGCCTGGACCAGGCCGAGAAACTCTACCAGGAACTGCTGCAGTGCACCCGCAATAAGAATCTG ATTACCGTCTTTCGCATACAGGAAAAGCCCGAGGGCGAGGCACAGGAGCTGGATCAGACCATTCTAACGGCCTTGTTCAAGTCGCAGCATCTCAGTCCTCCAGAGCAATTGAGTTTGGCACTGACATGGAACCGGGTGGACATAGCACGCAGCGAGATATTTGTCTACGGCCAGGAATGGCCCCACG GCGCTCTGGATGAAGCCATGATGCAGGCCCTGGAACACGACAGAATCGATTTTGTCAAATTACTTTTGGAGAACGGCGtttcaatgaagaaatttttAACAATACCGCGCCTCGAGGAGCTCTACAACACAAAGCACGGGCCTGCCAACACGCTGGG TTACATTCTGCGCGATGTGCGACCGCATATACCCAAGGGCTACATATACACGCTCCACGACATTGGCCTGGTGATCAATAAACTAATGGGCGGCGCCTATCG ATCCTACTACACACGCCGCAAGTTCCGTCCCATCTACGCCAAGGTCATGAACAGCTATGCCAACGCCTGCCGGAAGTCCTCGACATATCAATACCAACGATATGCGGGAGCCAACTCGCTGAGTCTCGTGACGGGCCTGCTGCCGTTTACCTCGGAGATGGCGCTGTTCGAGTTCCCGTTCAACGAGCTGCTG ATATGGGCCGTTCTGACCAAGCGACAGCAAATGGCTCTGCTCATGTGGACGCATGGCGAGGAGGCGCTGGCCAAGTCCTTGGTTTCCTGCAAGCTTTACAAGGCCATGGCGCACGAGGCGGCTGAGGACGACTTGGACACGGAAATCTACGAGGAGCTCCGCTCCTATGCCAAGGAGTTCGAAAGCAAAG GCAACAAACTACTGGACTTCAGCTACCGCCAGGACGCGGAGAAAGCGCAACGTTTGCTAACCTGTGAGCTACATTCGTGGTCTAATCAGAGCTGCCTGTCACTGGCAGTGGCGGCTAATCACCGGGCTCTGCTCGCCCATCCCTGTAGTCAGGTCATCCTGGCCGATCTCTGGATGGGAGGCCTGCGCACCCGCAAGAATACCAACTTCAAG GTTATCTTGGGCTTGGTCATGCCATTGTACATCAGGCAGCTGGATTTCAAGTCAAAGGAGGAGCTTCAGCAAATGCCGCAGACAGAGGAGGAGCACTTGGAAAACCAAAACCTGGACAATGATGATTCGGATCGCTCGCAGCCCGACGCCGAG AGCGCCCttttaaaagccaaaagatCCATTTCCTTGAGATATAGGATGGGCGCGGTCACTCATAACCGCGAAAAG GCTCTATTGGCGGATACTTATTCAGTGCGCGATACAAAAGTACACGAAAATGGCAAA GTCAACCTCACTGCTGGAGCGGAAGAACCCTCCTCCAAA GTCTCGCTCACTGACTCGGATCCCGCGCAGTTCCGGGAGTTCTTCAACTTGTCGGAGTACAACGAAATCAAGCAGCATCAGCCCCTGCGCCTGAAGAAAAAGTTCCACGAGTTTTACACAGCCCCCATTACTAAATTCTGGGCTGATTCG ATTGCCTACATGTTCTTTCTGATAATGTTCTCATTCACGGTTCTGGTCAAGATGGGGCCGGAGCCGCGGTGGCAGGAGTGGTATTCGATAGCGTACATCACCACGCTGGGATTCGAGAAGGTTCGCGAAATTATATCCTCGGAGCCAGTGGCCATAAC GCATAAATTTTCGGTGTGGGCGTGGAACATGTGGAACCCGTGCGACGGAGCTGCCATTATACTCTTTCTCATTGGCCTGGCATTCCGGTTCCGGCCCAACACAATGGACATCGGGCGTGTCATCTACTGTGTGGACAGCATCTACTGGTATCTGCGCATACTGAACATCCTGGGCGTTAATAAATATCTGG GTCCCCTGGTTACCATGATGGGTAAAATGGTGAAGAACATGATATACTTCGTCGTTCTTCTGGCTGTCGTCCTGATGAGCTTCGGCGTCAGTCGTCAGGCCATACTCTATCCCAACAGCGAGCCAACGTGGCGGCTGATCAGAGAG GTCACCTACCAACCCTACTTCATGCTGTACGGCGAGGTGTTTGCCGACGACATTGACCCTCCCTGCGGCGAGGATCCGCGACAGCCGGCCTGCGTGACGG GCCATTGGGTTACACCGATAACGATGTCCATGTATCTGTTGATTGccaatattttgttgataaATCTGCTCATCGCCGTGTTCAACAACATCTTCAACGAGGTCAACTCTGTGTCACACCAG GTCTGGATGTTCCAGCGCTTCACAGTGGTGATGGAGTACCAGCAAAAGCCCGTCCTGCCGCCGCCTTTcattgccttttgccatttctatTCCCTGCTAAAGTACTGCGTGCGCAAAGCGAAAG GATTGGAGGTGCAGCGGGACAATGGTCTCAAGCTGTTTCTGGAGAAGGATGACTTGGAGCGACTGTACGACTTTGAAGAGGAGTGCGTGGAGGGGTTCTTCCATGAACAGGAAATAATATTGAATCAGTCCACCGATGAGCGGGTGAAAAACACAACGGACCGAGTCGAGACCATGTCCCAGAAAATCGAGGACATCAATCAAAAAGAGAACATCCAAACAGCTACCGTGCAG AACATTGAATTTCGTTTGCGGAAAATGGAGGAGTCGTCCGAGCAGATACTGTCGCACCTGGCGGTCATACATCGCTTCATGTCTACACACACGGTAGGTACGGATGACATGCGCGGCTCAGCGATAAACATTCCAGGAGAAGTCCACCGCATTCGGACCATTTCAATTACGGATACCGATGGAGGCGGTGGAAGCTCAGGAaacggaggcggtggcggtggcggtgttgGTGGAAGTGGTGCTGTTGGGGGAGCCGCTGCTGTACCACTTGCGCTAGGCGCTGGCCTGAATGTAAATTCCCTGCAG GTGACGAATCGACGGCGCTTTAATCGCTCGCTAACGGAGGTGCGTCCGGACGCCTACATTCTCGACGAAGGCACACACTTTGAGGTGGTGCCCCTGCCGGAGGAGCCGGATGAAGTGGTTAAGTCTCGCGAAGCCCTCAACGAGCAGGTCGTGCGGAAGGCATCGATGCAGTCGGAGGCCGACTCCGATATCTACTTGCCGTTGTCGCAGCGTCCCTCCACCTGTGAGACGGTGAAGCGCACTCCCTACGTCACTGTGCGCCAGGACACGGGAGCCAGCACGGAGAGTAAGGACACCTTGACACCGCTAGGCACCAACGATGACGACCAGACGCTGGTCGGGGGCGATAACTCCGATGATGCGGCGCCGGACATCAACTTTGAGG CTGCCAGGCATCGAGCGCTCCGCCAGCGCACAGTCTCGCTCTGCCGCCGGAACTCGGAGACGTATTCGCTGGCCGGCGCGGACATAAACCGGTCGCACATCAGCCTCAACCAGCTGACAATGCTGTCGCGTCGCCAGATGAGCCTGACTCAGTCCGAGCCGGACAGTGACAAGGAGGTGCCAGCGGCTGGAGGCAGCGCATATCCGG GTAAATCAGTATTGCATGCGAAACCCTCACGAAATATATTGCTGAAACTGCACAGCGAGTACACGTCGATCACTGATGAGCTGGAGAGCGTCTGCCACATGATTGCCTCGCCAACGGTCTCCCTGCAGAGTAACAAAG CTTCATTGGACCGTCCCAAGACGGAAATGTCGCGCGCAGAAGCCGCGGCTTTACAAGAGAAGAAACATTTGAAGGAGTGCGAGGAGAACGATTACAGAATACTAGAGGGACTCTTCGAGGCCCGTGGCTCGATCGATGTCAGCGCCGAGGCCTTTGAG AGCGTCATATCCGTGGACTACAGCCAACGCTATCCGCTGCGGCGCGAGACTGCCGTTGAGCTGTCGCCTTCGAAGCCTTCAGCTGAGATTGATCTCATGGGGggcggcggaggtggcggAGACAGCAGTGATACAAGTGGAGCAGGTAGCTGCAGCGCCATGGGGGCAGTCGCAAGTGGGTTTCAGCTCAAAGACGAGCGCCCCTGGCAGCGCAACTCCTcaatggagcagcagacaTATCCGTCGCCTCTGGTTCCCACGAGAGCCACAAGCGACTTCCTCAATCCACCCTtcgaaagcagcggacgccTGTTCAAGAAATCCAGCGAAAGTCTGCAGAAGAACTCGAGTACCGAAACAGACTATTCTGCCCATCCGTATCGCTTTATCAAGCAGAGTTCTAACGAGACGAACACCTCGCTTACCGGCTCTTACAACGTGGACACGCCCTCACTCACCGCGGAGCCCTCTTTGGATGCCTGCGACTCGCATTCAGCGACGGGAATTTCCATGAgcgttggtgctgctggcggAAATACCGCGGCGCGTTACCAGTCCATTCGCACGACTTCCATTGGCGCGGCCGATGGAAAACAGCTGCGCGACGGGAGCTCCAGTTCGCGACAGAGTCCAGAGCTCGGAGCCCAAGGCTCGGCTCCAGTGACGATGCAGGCACCGCCAGCTGTACCAACTCGCCCGATGTTGCTGAAGAAACAGTTTAGCCTCGACAAGGGCAAGCCAGTTCAAGCTCTAACCGctgcggctgaggctgtggccaCACCAGAATCTGGCTTAGATGCAGCATCTGCTGCCCAGGCCAGGGCCAAACTGATTTCCACGCTGAAACCACAGTCTCACACGAGCAAGCTGGGAATGAACGTCCTCAAGGAAAGCAGCTCCAGCACAGAGGGGTCCCGCGATGGCGAAGGCCTGTCCACTGCGTCCTctgccaaaaacagcaaccCGGCAATCTCCATACCTCAGATTAGCACGCATCTTGTGCAAGATGAAATCGCAAAGCTGTCATCTAACATTAAAAGCAGCACTGAATCTGAAAAGGACCCGCCGTATAACGAGACAATGTGCTAG